Proteins encoded together in one Bradyrhizobium sp. PSBB068 window:
- a CDS encoding response regulator transcription factor, with translation MGLNCLLEAERDFGVAARCTDSASCFKAIRALVPDIAILDISMPDIFGQALLDIANSRTPAVRLVFLATSVEDRDLTMMAEVGAFGVIRHDEEPQALLQTLRQVADGQRMLRAPSSKVAIPSGQPAIAERHLAALTDRERQIMRLVSEGLSNKEIGRRLKVTDGTIKVHLHHIFRKLEIGNRTTLAALAVSSAAPGGPPTD, from the coding sequence TTGGGTCTGAACTGCCTGCTAGAAGCAGAACGTGACTTCGGGGTTGCAGCTCGATGCACCGATAGCGCGAGCTGTTTCAAGGCAATTCGGGCCCTTGTACCCGACATTGCCATTTTGGACATATCGATGCCTGACATTTTTGGGCAGGCTTTGCTCGATATCGCAAATTCCCGGACCCCAGCTGTTCGGCTCGTGTTCCTCGCAACGTCCGTTGAGGATCGCGACCTCACCATGATGGCGGAAGTGGGCGCCTTTGGCGTGATCCGGCATGACGAGGAGCCTCAAGCTCTTCTGCAGACATTGCGGCAGGTCGCGGACGGCCAGAGAATGCTGCGTGCACCCTCGAGCAAGGTAGCCATCCCTTCCGGGCAGCCCGCGATCGCGGAAAGGCACCTTGCCGCGCTGACGGACCGCGAGCGTCAGATCATGCGCCTGGTATCGGAGGGATTATCAAACAAGGAGATTGGCCGTCGTTTGAAGGTAACTGACGGCACAATCAAGGTTCATCTCCACCACATTTTTCGCAAGCTTGAGATCGGTAACAGGACAACTCTCGCGGCGCTCGCTGTCTCATCCGCTGCGCCAGGCGGCCCCCCAACCGATTAA
- a CDS encoding 4'-phosphopantetheinyl transferase superfamily protein — MTSDCCPELDLIRFSRAGRDGGPRSGSRSLQLAGFGASQARVEQAPFFPTLFDRAVEPKAEITIPVLEDDGLEVVAYELDVEQAVIDDMDVFLSEAERRRAERLKSDRQRRRFVASRGQLRRILASRLGISPSDVELEYGQQGKPHLSHRMPSRNLRFSVSRSQDVAVIALSTGQEVGVDIEAVLPIPEADDIAALCFSASDYESYAALGPDDRLEGFFRRWTRLEAISKGLGFGLGYPGSSDEEDWVVRSFVPKTGYLGCVVVRK; from the coding sequence ATGACGTCTGACTGCTGTCCCGAGCTCGACCTCATCCGATTTTCTCGCGCGGGCAGGGACGGTGGTCCTCGGTCGGGGTCTCGATCGCTGCAGCTCGCCGGATTCGGCGCCAGTCAGGCCCGTGTTGAGCAAGCACCGTTCTTTCCGACCCTTTTCGATAGGGCAGTCGAGCCGAAGGCCGAGATCACGATCCCGGTTCTCGAAGATGATGGTTTGGAGGTTGTCGCATACGAGCTCGATGTGGAGCAGGCTGTCATTGACGACATGGACGTCTTCCTCAGCGAAGCGGAACGTCGGCGCGCGGAGCGATTGAAGTCGGACCGGCAGCGCCGCCGATTTGTTGCTTCCCGCGGACAGCTGCGCCGGATCCTCGCTTCCAGACTGGGAATCTCGCCGTCCGATGTCGAACTGGAATATGGACAGCAGGGTAAGCCTCACCTCTCACACCGCATGCCTTCTCGCAACCTGCGCTTCAGCGTCTCTCGATCCCAAGACGTGGCGGTGATCGCCCTCTCGACCGGGCAGGAGGTCGGAGTGGACATCGAGGCAGTTCTCCCCATCCCCGAAGCGGACGATATAGCCGCGCTGTGCTTTTCCGCCTCCGACTACGAGTCTTATGCCGCCCTCGGCCCGGACGACCGGCTGGAAGGCTTCTTCCGGCGCTGGACCCGGCTGGAGGCTATCTCCAAGGGCCTGGGATTCGGCTTGGGATACCCCGGCTCTTCGGACGAGGAGGATTGGGTTGTCCGAAGCTTCGTACCTAAAACGGGGTATCTCGGGTGTGTGGTTGTCCGGAAATGA
- a CDS encoding thioesterase, which produces MQAHVTQFSELLADLAVKDIKVWVEGDRLRCSAPAGAMTAELRDQLKGRKGEIIAFLNMATAAATQQPAIIPLQPRGTRTPIYAVPGHVGAPFSFSDLSKHLGGDQPFYALQPPGFDGQSEPMDRVEDIAEYFARQIVQHQPVGPYIIAGYCSGGPTAFELAKILAERGAEVSWVALFGPLHPVTHQEWLRLLYFTAWGTIRSVRRSSAKLPTFGARLRYFGSRLRERALVPLVRKEPVTTDPVLASRALLKSTAMAAFRRYTPTPYSGRVCIFLPNKAWLRSGAAPHRWRLVAPDAEFYFGPDDCDEVSMLEEPDAPAVAELYRRATRKLGD; this is translated from the coding sequence ATGCAAGCGCACGTGACGCAGTTTTCGGAACTGCTCGCAGACCTCGCGGTCAAGGACATCAAGGTCTGGGTCGAGGGCGATCGGCTGCGGTGCAGCGCCCCGGCTGGCGCGATGACGGCGGAGCTTCGCGATCAATTGAAGGGGCGCAAGGGTGAGATTATCGCCTTTCTGAACATGGCCACCGCCGCGGCCACGCAACAGCCTGCAATCATTCCCTTGCAGCCGCGCGGAACACGCACACCGATCTACGCTGTGCCGGGGCATGTCGGCGCACCCTTCTCGTTCTCGGACCTGTCGAAGCACCTGGGCGGCGATCAACCGTTCTACGCACTTCAACCGCCTGGCTTCGACGGGCAGAGCGAGCCGATGGACCGCGTCGAAGATATTGCCGAGTACTTCGCTCGCCAGATCGTTCAGCATCAGCCGGTCGGTCCGTACATCATCGCTGGATACTGCTCCGGCGGTCCAACAGCCTTCGAGTTGGCCAAAATCCTCGCAGAACGCGGAGCGGAAGTTTCGTGGGTCGCTCTCTTTGGTCCTCTTCACCCCGTCACCCATCAGGAATGGCTGCGCTTGCTGTACTTCACTGCCTGGGGGACGATCCGATCGGTCCGGAGATCGAGTGCGAAGTTGCCGACATTTGGCGCTCGTCTCCGATATTTCGGCAGTCGCCTTCGCGAGCGCGCCCTCGTGCCCCTGGTTCGCAAGGAGCCTGTCACGACGGATCCGGTGCTGGCCAGCAGAGCTCTGCTCAAATCCACGGCGATGGCGGCATTTCGGCGATACACTCCCACACCGTACTCAGGTCGAGTCTGCATATTCCTTCCGAACAAGGCCTGGTTGCGATCGGGCGCAGCGCCTCATCGATGGCGGCTCGTGGCGCCCGATGCCGAATTTTATTTCGGCCCCGACGACTGCGACGAAGTCTCCATGCTGGAAGAGCCTGACGCTCCTGCCGTCGCAGAGCTCTATCGCCGGGCAACTCGGAAGCTCGGAGATTGA
- a CDS encoding non-ribosomal peptide synthetase, with translation MGAHFMNEVLPIVAESVALPPLQDADHRALVVEYNATSARYPSDRTIIDLFHDQVTLSPDAEAIRFGDAMLTYRQLDERSNQMAAHLASKGAGPGRIIVVFMEHSIEVVVAILGVLKAGAAYVPIDAATPNGRIATILKDISSGTGGQTPVAITQAHLQSAISPNLADVFVLDADFGSILNQPASARPSAATSDGVAYIIFTSGSTGTPKGVEIEHRSLVNYIWWAARVYSSGQPLAWPLFSSLAFDLTVTTLFAPLITGGRIVVYLGDPGVKNMVVLKVVDDNAVDIIKLTPAHLAMIRDRNLEATRLRKFIVGGEDFKTELARDITKAIPHPVEIYNEYGPTEATVGCMIHRFDVDRDRSASVPIGVPAANAGIYVLNKEYQPTGPNVVGEMFIAGDGLARGYFNRPDLTEERFRTATDPRDGFSRLRLYKTGDLARWNAEGRLEFLGRADHQVKVGGTRIELGEIEARLLKQPHVQDCAVVAISTPVENTEEGAITRLVAYYVSSKPLTVAELRAYLAEELLESMIPTHFVCLERMPLTSNGKIDRSSLPEPTADSIQPAHEFAAPSTETEKTLAALWCSLLKVKSIGRHDNFFDLGGESLLVVRAVARMRKMFGVDVQLRNLFERPTVAELAEVIDGMRWVADSRASSLSGGPREEIEL, from the coding sequence ATGGGAGCACATTTCATGAATGAAGTCCTACCGATCGTGGCGGAGAGCGTGGCGCTTCCTCCTCTCCAAGATGCCGATCATCGGGCGCTGGTCGTCGAGTACAACGCCACCTCGGCGCGCTACCCATCGGACAGGACAATCATCGATCTCTTCCATGATCAAGTGACGCTCAGTCCCGATGCCGAAGCGATCCGCTTCGGCGATGCAATGCTGACATACCGGCAGCTCGACGAACGCTCCAACCAGATGGCCGCGCATCTGGCCTCAAAGGGTGCGGGGCCGGGTCGGATCATTGTTGTCTTCATGGAACACTCCATCGAAGTCGTTGTCGCGATCCTGGGCGTTCTCAAGGCGGGTGCAGCCTATGTGCCGATTGATGCAGCGACGCCGAACGGGCGTATAGCTACAATCCTGAAGGACATTTCCAGCGGGACCGGCGGGCAGACGCCGGTGGCGATCACTCAGGCGCATCTGCAATCTGCCATCTCGCCGAATCTTGCCGATGTTTTCGTGCTCGATGCCGATTTCGGCTCGATTTTGAATCAGCCGGCCTCGGCCCGGCCGTCCGCCGCCACGTCGGACGGCGTCGCCTACATCATCTTCACCTCAGGCTCGACCGGCACTCCCAAGGGCGTCGAAATCGAGCACCGCAGCCTCGTGAACTACATCTGGTGGGCCGCGCGGGTGTACAGTTCAGGCCAACCGCTCGCTTGGCCACTTTTCTCATCTCTTGCTTTCGATCTGACCGTCACGACCCTCTTTGCGCCGCTCATCACGGGCGGCCGGATCGTGGTCTATCTTGGCGATCCGGGCGTGAAGAACATGGTCGTGCTCAAGGTGGTCGACGACAATGCCGTCGATATCATCAAGCTGACACCGGCGCATCTCGCCATGATCCGCGATCGCAATCTTGAGGCCACGAGACTACGCAAGTTCATCGTAGGCGGCGAGGACTTCAAGACCGAGTTGGCTCGCGATATCACGAAAGCGATCCCTCATCCCGTTGAGATCTACAACGAGTACGGACCAACCGAAGCCACAGTGGGCTGCATGATTCATCGGTTTGACGTGGACCGGGATCGCTCCGCATCGGTGCCGATTGGCGTTCCGGCCGCCAATGCGGGAATTTACGTCCTCAACAAGGAATATCAGCCGACCGGCCCCAACGTCGTCGGTGAGATGTTCATCGCCGGTGATGGTCTCGCGAGAGGTTACTTTAATCGCCCGGATCTGACCGAGGAGCGTTTCCGCACGGCTACAGATCCCAGAGATGGCTTTTCGAGGCTACGGCTGTACAAGACCGGCGATCTTGCCCGCTGGAACGCGGAAGGGCGCTTGGAATTTCTCGGCCGCGCGGATCATCAGGTGAAGGTCGGTGGCACGCGGATCGAGCTGGGCGAGATCGAAGCGCGGCTTCTCAAGCAGCCTCACGTTCAGGATTGTGCCGTCGTTGCCATCTCCACTCCGGTGGAAAATACCGAAGAAGGCGCAATCACCCGACTTGTAGCCTACTATGTCTCCTCGAAGCCTCTGACGGTGGCGGAGCTGCGCGCCTACCTTGCCGAAGAACTCCTGGAGTCCATGATTCCGACGCACTTTGTCTGCCTCGAGCGGATGCCGCTCACGTCCAACGGCAAGATCGACCGCTCCTCGCTTCCCGAGCCGACGGCGGACAGCATTCAGCCGGCACACGAGTTCGCTGCCCCGTCAACAGAGACCGAGAAGACTCTCGCCGCCCTGTGGTGCAGTCTGCTCAAGGTCAAGTCGATTGGACGTCACGACAACTTCTTCGACCTGGGCGGGGAGTCCCTCCTGGTCGTGAGAGCGGTGGCGCGCATGCGAAAGATGTTCGGCGTCGACGTGCAGCTTCGCAACCTGTTCGAGCGCCCGACCGTGGCCGAACTGGCGGAAGTGATCGACGGGATGCGCTGGGTGGCCGATTCCAGGGCTTCTTCACTTTCGGGCGGGCCGCGCGAGGAAATCGAACTCTAA
- a CDS encoding acyl-CoA dehydrogenase family protein has product MDKAWVAAQGPELPWAAAEYELLRDQVRRFVEEEIKPCADRWEEEGGVPRPVLRRMGELGFFGIRYPAEYGGAEMDAVASTVFAEELGRSTFGGAADAMLVHADMASSYVFHDGTKSQRARWMPGIVSGEVITAIAITEPDAGSDVKAIRTRARRDGDSYVLDGTKLYITNGVYADLYCVAATTDPSAGSNGITMFLVEKGTPGFSVARELDKLGWRSSDTAELVFDGCRIPAENVLGAEGQGFYSIMRNLQNERLVLAALAIGMAEAAIDMTLTYLKTRRAFGSVLWDMQAIRHRLAMLSAKVEASRAFLYATAWRMAADDDCLREISMLKAICGELVNEVAYACVQFHGAMGVMRESAIERISRDARVLSIAGGATEVMLEVVASMS; this is encoded by the coding sequence ATGGACAAAGCTTGGGTAGCGGCGCAAGGACCGGAGCTGCCTTGGGCGGCGGCGGAATATGAGCTCTTACGGGACCAGGTCCGGCGCTTTGTCGAGGAGGAAATCAAGCCCTGTGCAGATCGCTGGGAAGAGGAGGGCGGCGTTCCGCGTCCGGTCCTGCGCCGCATGGGCGAACTTGGCTTCTTTGGTATCCGCTATCCCGCCGAGTACGGTGGCGCCGAGATGGACGCGGTCGCATCGACGGTCTTCGCAGAGGAACTTGGGCGCTCGACCTTTGGCGGCGCCGCAGACGCAATGCTGGTCCATGCCGATATGGCTTCCAGTTACGTCTTTCACGATGGGACAAAATCCCAACGGGCTCGCTGGATGCCGGGCATTGTGAGCGGTGAGGTCATCACCGCGATTGCAATCACGGAGCCGGACGCAGGCTCGGACGTGAAGGCCATCCGCACCCGCGCGCGCCGAGACGGCGACTCCTACGTGCTCGATGGCACAAAGCTGTACATCACGAACGGCGTCTATGCGGACCTCTACTGTGTTGCCGCCACGACTGATCCCTCGGCAGGTAGCAACGGGATCACGATGTTCCTCGTCGAGAAGGGCACGCCAGGCTTCAGCGTAGCTCGCGAGCTGGACAAGCTCGGCTGGCGCTCCTCCGATACGGCCGAGCTCGTCTTCGACGGTTGCCGCATTCCTGCCGAGAACGTGCTCGGCGCGGAGGGACAAGGCTTCTACTCCATCATGCGCAACTTGCAGAACGAGCGCCTTGTCCTTGCCGCACTGGCGATCGGGATGGCCGAGGCGGCGATCGACATGACCCTCACATACCTGAAAACGCGCCGCGCGTTCGGGAGTGTCCTTTGGGACATGCAGGCGATCCGTCATCGTCTTGCGATGCTTTCTGCGAAGGTAGAGGCAAGTCGCGCGTTTCTCTATGCCACCGCTTGGCGCATGGCGGCGGACGACGATTGCCTGCGTGAGATATCGATGTTGAAGGCCATCTGCGGCGAGCTCGTCAACGAGGTGGCGTATGCGTGCGTCCAGTTCCACGGAGCCATGGGCGTCATGCGGGAGAGTGCGATTGAGCGCATATCGCGCGACGCCCGCGTCCTCTCCATTGCCGGGGGCGCGACGGAGGTGATGCTGGAGGTGGTCGCCTCCATGTCGTGA
- a CDS encoding oxidoreductase yields the protein MDAHPLKLRVQSVVAETPVIRSVVFGVEGGAVPQWQAGAHIRVLLPGGGDRPYSLMALPDLPTGAVALGVLREEASTGGSQFMHALQVGDVVSATAPVNNFALHEGTAPALLFAGGIGITPILSMAAELKAQGTRYRLHYAGRMPGLLAFLPQLQAMCSDGLAVHYDSDESRLDIPAALGDAPADAHVYVCGPAGLIDAVKAAALARGIPADRIHFELFKAQQPGIPNAPFEVELRSTGQVVTVAADQSIIQALEAAGFDVLYDCQRGDCGICQCGVIAGVPDHRDVILSDDEKASNKVMQICVSRAKSERLVLDL from the coding sequence ATGGACGCGCATCCGCTGAAGCTCAGAGTGCAGTCGGTCGTTGCGGAGACGCCGGTCATTCGCAGCGTTGTGTTCGGCGTGGAGGGCGGTGCCGTGCCGCAATGGCAAGCGGGCGCCCACATCCGCGTGTTGCTGCCGGGCGGAGGAGACCGGCCGTATTCGCTGATGGCGCTGCCGGACTTGCCCACGGGCGCCGTTGCGCTGGGGGTGCTGCGCGAAGAGGCGTCGACCGGTGGGTCGCAGTTCATGCATGCCCTTCAGGTCGGCGACGTCGTCAGCGCGACCGCGCCGGTCAACAATTTCGCGCTTCATGAGGGAACCGCACCGGCGTTGCTGTTTGCCGGCGGCATCGGCATCACGCCGATCCTATCGATGGCGGCCGAGCTGAAGGCGCAGGGAACGCGCTATCGCCTGCATTATGCTGGGCGAATGCCGGGGTTGCTGGCGTTCCTGCCGCAATTGCAGGCGATGTGTTCAGACGGTTTGGCGGTTCACTACGACAGCGACGAGTCCCGTCTCGATATCCCGGCAGCGCTTGGCGATGCGCCGGCGGACGCTCATGTCTATGTCTGCGGACCGGCCGGCCTGATTGACGCGGTGAAGGCGGCGGCCCTCGCCAGGGGCATTCCGGCAGACCGCATCCATTTCGAGCTGTTCAAGGCGCAGCAGCCCGGCATCCCGAACGCACCGTTCGAGGTCGAGCTCAGGTCGACCGGGCAGGTCGTGACGGTCGCGGCCGATCAGAGCATCATCCAGGCGCTGGAAGCGGCCGGGTTCGACGTGCTCTACGACTGCCAGCGCGGTGATTGCGGCATCTGCCAGTGCGGCGTGATCGCGGGCGTGCCCGATCATCGCGACGTCATTCTCAGCGACGACGAGAAAGCGTCCAACAAGGTCATGCAGATTTGCGTGTCGCGTGCGAAATCGGAACGGCTGGTGTTGGATCTCTGA
- a CDS encoding Rieske 2Fe-2S domain-containing protein, whose amino-acid sequence MTKYGKNARAIGGLVREAEVHRDVYVDPEIFDLEMEHLFPNSWIYVGHGSQLSKAGDFITANVGRQPVVASRHTDGSIHLFYNRCPHKGVKIASEPCGNTGKFFRCPYHAWSFKTDGSLLAIPLKKGYEGTGFTDTKANDGLSRIRNVVVYRDFIFARLSETGVAFEDYFGESLSTIDNMVDRSPEGKLAVEAAPIRYMHTCNWKMLVENQTDTCHPMVAHESSAGTAIKVWQREQGDSKETPMAVQLYGPFMSPYEFYEQSGIRIWPNGHGHTGVANSIHSNYSDIEGYLGQMVAAYGEKRAHEILGEVRHNTVYFPNIMVKGAVQILRNFIPIAVDRTLVESWVYRLVGAPDKLYERALMYNRFINAPTSIVGHDDLEMYERAQEGLKTNGNQWVNLRRLYESGEEADVTAVINGTSERQMRNQFHAWAKFMTMDMVEPVEAAE is encoded by the coding sequence ATGACGAAATACGGAAAGAATGCCCGCGCGATCGGCGGGCTGGTGCGCGAGGCCGAGGTGCATCGCGACGTCTATGTCGATCCCGAGATCTTCGATCTCGAGATGGAGCATCTGTTTCCCAACAGCTGGATCTATGTCGGGCATGGCAGCCAGCTTTCGAAGGCGGGCGATTTCATCACCGCCAATGTCGGCCGGCAGCCGGTGGTGGCGAGCCGCCATACCGACGGCTCGATCCACCTGTTCTACAATCGCTGTCCGCACAAGGGCGTCAAGATCGCCTCCGAGCCGTGCGGCAACACCGGAAAGTTCTTCCGCTGCCCCTATCATGCCTGGTCGTTCAAGACCGACGGCTCGCTGCTGGCGATCCCGCTGAAGAAGGGCTACGAGGGCACCGGCTTCACCGACACAAAGGCGAATGACGGGCTGTCGCGGATCAGGAATGTCGTCGTCTACCGCGATTTCATTTTCGCACGCCTGAGCGAAACCGGCGTCGCCTTCGAAGACTATTTCGGCGAAAGCCTCTCGACCATCGACAACATGGTCGACCGCTCGCCGGAGGGGAAGCTCGCCGTCGAGGCCGCGCCGATCCGCTACATGCACACCTGCAATTGGAAGATGCTGGTCGAGAACCAGACCGACACCTGCCATCCGATGGTGGCGCATGAGAGTTCGGCCGGCACCGCCATCAAGGTCTGGCAGCGCGAGCAAGGCGACTCCAAGGAAACGCCGATGGCGGTGCAGCTCTATGGGCCGTTCATGAGCCCGTACGAGTTCTACGAGCAGAGCGGCATCCGGATCTGGCCCAACGGCCATGGCCATACCGGCGTCGCCAACTCCATCCATTCGAACTATTCTGACATCGAGGGCTATCTCGGACAGATGGTCGCGGCCTATGGCGAGAAGCGGGCCCACGAGATTCTCGGCGAGGTCCGGCACAACACGGTCTATTTCCCGAACATCATGGTCAAGGGCGCGGTGCAAATCCTGCGCAACTTCATCCCGATCGCAGTGGACCGGACGCTGGTCGAGAGCTGGGTCTATCGCCTGGTCGGCGCGCCCGACAAGCTCTACGAGCGCGCGCTGATGTACAACCGCTTCATCAACGCGCCGACCTCGATCGTCGGGCACGACGATCTCGAAATGTATGAGCGCGCGCAGGAAGGGTTGAAAACCAACGGCAATCAGTGGGTCAATCTGCGCCGGCTCTACGAGAGCGGCGAGGAGGCTGATGTCACCGCGGTCATCAACGGCACGTCGGAGCGCCAGATGCGGAACCAGTTTCATGCCTGGGCCAAGTTCATGACCATGGACATGGTCGAGCCCGTTGAGGCCGCGGAATGA
- a CDS encoding aromatic-ring-hydroxylating dioxygenase subunit beta, translating to MISEQTITDFIYREAELLDTMQWQAWLDLFHPEGRYWMPLEWQQQDPVLQPSLMYEDLLLMKVRIERLAGERTFSQKPKSRCHHLLQAPQIVACDPAAGLFKARTSFLYTETRGDALERFSGWASHDLVQIGDGLKIRLKRIDLVNFDAPFGNIQLFM from the coding sequence ATGATCAGCGAACAGACCATCACCGATTTCATCTATCGGGAAGCCGAGCTGCTCGACACGATGCAGTGGCAGGCCTGGCTCGACCTGTTTCACCCCGAGGGGCGCTACTGGATGCCGCTGGAATGGCAGCAGCAGGATCCTGTGTTGCAGCCCTCGCTGATGTACGAAGACCTGCTGCTGATGAAAGTGCGTATCGAGCGGCTGGCCGGCGAGCGCACCTTCAGTCAGAAGCCGAAGAGCCGCTGCCATCATCTGCTGCAGGCGCCGCAGATCGTGGCCTGCGATCCGGCGGCCGGCTTGTTCAAGGCACGGACGTCCTTTCTCTACACTGAGACGCGCGGCGACGCGCTGGAACGCTTTTCGGGATGGGCGTCGCACGATCTCGTGCAAATCGGCGACGGCCTCAAGATCAGGCTCAAGCGCATCGATCTCGTGAATTTCGACGCGCCGTTCGGCAATATCCAGCTTTTCATGTGA
- a CDS encoding ATP-dependent acyl-CoA ligase, with the protein MTTATTVYARFRETALRRGEAGFLNVLPETADIYGIAAEEISYGAMLERVERWRAAFASRGYGAGHRVGLLLQNRPVFIELWFALNALGVSVVPINPDLRVSELEYIIAHSEMNAAFVLAKRREEVETAARQAGRPIPVVTDDGDVPAPFGGARPANAGDGASQCALLYTSGTTGQPKGCVLTNTYFLYSGDWYRDVGGLIDLGRDGERMITPLPLFHMNAMAVSVMAMLSVGGSLTMLDRFHPRSWWQSVRDSRATCLHYLGVMPSMLMSAPPSNEDRAHTVRFGFGAGVDKLLHAPFEERFGFPLLEAWAMTETGSGGVIAANAEPRKVGTSCFGRPAPEVEVRIVDDGDNDAAVGAPGELLVRRAGADPRYGFFREYLKNPEATAEAWQGGWLHTGDIVSRDADGDLHFVDRKKNVIRRSGENIAAVEVESVLNRLPAIRQAAVAATPDQVRGDEVAAVIIAEQPGADRALAEEIVRWSLEQMAYYKAPGWICFVEELPLTATEKIQRGGLKDVVAKLMREGAFFDLRDLKRRQE; encoded by the coding sequence TTGACCACAGCGACCACAGTCTATGCCCGCTTCCGCGAGACCGCGCTCCGCCGCGGCGAAGCCGGTTTTCTCAACGTGCTGCCCGAGACCGCGGACATCTACGGCATCGCGGCCGAAGAGATTTCGTATGGCGCCATGCTCGAGCGGGTCGAGCGCTGGCGCGCGGCGTTTGCGAGCCGCGGCTATGGTGCGGGCCATCGGGTCGGGCTTCTGCTGCAGAACCGGCCGGTCTTCATCGAGCTGTGGTTCGCGTTGAACGCGCTCGGCGTCTCCGTGGTGCCGATCAACCCCGATCTGCGGGTCAGCGAGCTCGAATACATCATCGCGCATTCCGAGATGAATGCCGCCTTCGTCCTCGCCAAACGGCGCGAGGAGGTCGAGACCGCGGCGCGCCAGGCCGGCCGGCCGATTCCGGTTGTGACGGATGACGGCGATGTTCCGGCCCCGTTCGGCGGCGCGCGGCCGGCGAACGCCGGCGACGGCGCGAGCCAATGCGCGCTGCTCTATACGTCGGGGACGACGGGCCAGCCCAAGGGCTGCGTGCTCACCAACACCTATTTCCTGTATTCCGGAGACTGGTATCGCGACGTCGGTGGGCTGATCGATCTCGGGCGCGACGGCGAGCGCATGATCACGCCGTTGCCGCTGTTCCACATGAATGCGATGGCGGTGTCGGTCATGGCGATGCTGTCGGTCGGCGGCAGCCTGACGATGCTCGACCGCTTCCATCCACGCAGCTGGTGGCAATCGGTGCGCGACAGCCGGGCGACCTGCCTGCATTATCTCGGCGTCATGCCCTCGATGCTGATGAGCGCGCCGCCGAGCAATGAAGATCGCGCGCACACCGTACGGTTCGGCTTCGGCGCCGGCGTCGACAAGCTGCTGCACGCGCCGTTCGAGGAACGCTTCGGCTTCCCGCTGCTCGAGGCCTGGGCGATGACCGAGACCGGAAGCGGCGGCGTGATCGCCGCCAATGCCGAGCCGCGCAAGGTCGGCACCAGCTGTTTCGGCCGGCCGGCGCCCGAGGTCGAGGTGCGGATCGTCGACGACGGCGACAACGATGCGGCGGTGGGAGCGCCGGGCGAGCTCCTGGTGCGGCGGGCAGGGGCCGATCCCCGCTACGGCTTCTTCAGGGAGTACCTGAAGAACCCGGAGGCCACCGCCGAGGCCTGGCAGGGCGGCTGGCTGCATACCGGCGATATCGTGTCGCGCGATGCGGATGGCGATCTGCATTTCGTCGATCGCAAGAAGAACGTGATCCGCCGCTCCGGCGAGAACATTGCCGCGGTCGAGGTCGAATCCGTTCTCAACCGTCTTCCCGCGATCCGACAGGCCGCGGTCGCCGCGACGCCCGACCAGGTGCGCGGCGACGAGGTCGCGGCGGTCATCATCGCGGAGCAGCCGGGCGCGGACCGCGCACTCGCCGAGGAGATCGTGCGCTGGAGCCTGGAGCAGATGGCCTATTACAAGGCGCCGGGCTGGATCTGTTTCGTCGAAGAACTGCCGCTGACCGCGACCGAGAAGATCCAGCGCGGCGGATTGAAGGATGTCGTCGCGAAGCTGATGCGCGAGGGCGCGTTCTTCGACCTTCGCGACCTCAAGCGGCGGCAGGAATGA
- a CDS encoding SDR family oxidoreductase — MSQTRTTLITGGNSGIGEALAKKLVGEGQRVVSVGLEKPAWTHGLLTAYRADLASLAETRAIAEEICRDHAVDCLVHNAGIILPNLLPDAKPEDILTLAQLHLGAPMLLTQAAMEGMRSRRFGRIVFVSSRAAMGAVTRSAYSATKAGVHGMARTWALELASSGITVNVVAPGPILTDNFWGIVPKGSEQQDRMAHNVPVGRLGTREDVAHAISFFLDERSDFVTGQVLYVCGGTSLVGLGP; from the coding sequence ATGAGCCAGACCCGCACCACATTGATCACCGGAGGCAATTCCGGGATCGGGGAGGCACTGGCGAAGAAGCTCGTCGGCGAAGGACAGCGGGTGGTCTCGGTCGGGCTCGAGAAGCCCGCGTGGACGCACGGTCTGCTCACCGCCTATCGCGCGGACCTCGCCAGCCTGGCGGAGACGCGGGCCATCGCCGAGGAGATCTGCCGGGATCATGCGGTCGACTGCCTCGTGCACAATGCCGGCATCATCCTGCCGAACCTTTTGCCCGATGCGAAGCCGGAGGACATCCTGACGCTGGCGCAGTTGCACCTGGGCGCACCGATGCTACTGACCCAGGCGGCGATGGAGGGGATGCGGTCGCGGCGGTTCGGCCGGATCGTGTTCGTGAGCTCGCGCGCCGCGATGGGCGCGGTTACGCGCTCGGCCTATTCGGCGACCAAGGCCGGCGTGCACGGCATGGCGCGGACCTGGGCGCTGGAGCTGGCGTCGAGTGGGATCACGGTCAACGTGGTCGCGCCGGGCCCGATCCTGACCGACAATTTCTGGGGCATCGTCCCGAAAGGCTCCGAGCAGCAGGACAGGATGGCGCACAACGTTCCGGTCGGGCGGCTCGGCACCCGCGAGGACGTCGCGCATGCGATCAGCTTCTTCCTCGACGAGCGCTCGGACTTCGTCACCGGCCAGGTGCTCTATGTCTGCGGCGGCACCAGCCTCGTCGGCCTCGGCCCCTGA